AGGCGCTTATTCCCGATTTCATACTCAACTGCCCGGGCAGACTCACGCCGGAAGAGTTTTCGGTCATGAAGCGGCACCCTGTGCTGGGCAGGGATGTACTGCCCGGCGGAGGCCGGATTCCCGACATGGTGCTGGAGGGCATGCTGCAGCACCACGAGAAATTTAACGGTACGGGGTATCCTGCCGGTCTGAAAGGTGATGCCATAAGCGAGGCAGGCAGGATTATCGCCGTGGTGGATGTGTATGACGCCCTGACAAGCAAGCGTCCCTACAAGAATGCCATGCTGCCCAACAAGGCGCTTTCCATTCTGTACAGCATGGCCGGTGAAGAGTTTTATCCGGGGTATGTCGAACACTTCATCAAGTGCATCGGTATTTATCCCGTGGGCCAGATTGTCCGCCTGAATACGGGGCAGGTGGGGGTTGTATCCGCCACGGACCCTGCGGTGCCGCTGCGTCCGGAAGTTATTGTGGTGCGCGACCCGCTGGGCAGACCGGCCCCGCCGCGTCTTATCCGGCTGGCGGATGTCATCTCTGTTTCTGTTACGGAAACGCTGGAGGCCGCACATGCGGGCATTGATGCGGCAAGGGTTCTGCAGGACGGGGCGGCATCCTGAAAACCGCAGGCATGGCGGACCGGCATAATGAATCTGCACCGCTCTGCAGGTGGCGGCAGCGCAGCATGGCAGACCCTGAAACTGCGTGACGGCGCGGGCGGGAGTGCTTTGTGTCCGGCGGAGCCTGAGCGGCCCTGCGGCGGAAGGCAGTCACCGTAATGCTCCGGTGCGGGGCGGGATGTTCCGGAAGATGACGGCTGCCAGCTGCAGGTGCGCCGTGCAGGGGGGCGGGCAGAACTGGTTTTTTGGAAGTGAAAGCGCCCCGCTGCGGCTGATGCCGCGGCGGGGCGTTTTATTTTTCCGGCGGTCAGGGAACCAGCGGGGCCAGATCGAGGCCGGTGTTCACCGGCTGGCCCAGCATGAGGTTGGCATTGGCCAGAGCCTGCCCCGATGCACCACGGCACAGGTTGTCAATGCACGAAACAATGATCAGGCGGTGCGTGCGCGGGTCGACCACCAGTGCCATGTCGCAGTACATGGTGCCGCGAACATTGCGCAGTGCGGGCAGACTGCCTTTGGGCAGCACGCGCACCCATGGTTTGTCCGCGTAGGCGTTTTCATAGATGGCCTGCACGTCGTCTGCACTCATTTCGTGCTGCAGCGTGGTGTATATGGTGGACAGTATGCCGCGGTTGACAGGCAGCAGGTGCGGGTTGAAGGATACCGTCAGCGGCGCGCCGGCAATGGCTGAAAGCTCCTGTTCTATTTCCGGCGTGTGACGGTGGGTGCCGATGCCGTATGCACGGAAGGAGTCATGCACTTCGCAGAACAGCGAGGGCACGGATGCCTTGCGCCCTGCCCCTGTGGCGCCGGACTTGGCGTCGATGACAATGCCGTTGGGCAGAATCATTCCTTCTTTGAGGGCAGGGTACAGGCCCAGAATGACAGAGGTGGGGTAACAGCCGGGGTTGGCCACCAGCGTGGCGTTGCGGGTCTGTTCTGCATACAGTTCGGGCAGCCCGTAGACGGCCTGTCCGAGCATTTCCGTACGGGTGTGGCCGGTATTGTACCACTGCTCATATACATCGCTGTCGTGCAGACGGAAGTCGGCGGAAAGGTCAACCACTTTCAGCCCGCGTGAATGCAGCTGTGCGGCCATCTCCATGGCGGCGCCGTGGGGTACCGCCAGAAAGGCGATGTCACAGGCCGCGGCAAGGTCTTCCGCATCCGGTTCCGTGATGGCAAGCCCGCCGTAGCGGGTGCCCTGTGTAAAAGGATAGATGTCGTCGAGCCGCTTTCCGGCTTCTGCGCGGGATGTCACCCGCACCAGCTCCATGCTGTGGTGTCCCAGAAGCAGGCGGATAAGCTCCATGCCGGTGTATCCGGTAGCTCCCACAAGACCTGCGCGGACGGGGGCTGCCTTGGTGGCGCCAGTGGTCATTTTTTCCTCCGGAAGATGCGGCGGTGCGGCCTGTGTTGCAGCCGGACCGGTAGCGTGCGGCGTGCCGCGGGTGCGGGCGCGCCGGTCTTATAGTATGCGTTGCCGCCGGGCATGCCGCCGCCGTCACGCCGCACCGGCAAAAAATCCGGCGTCCTGTGCGGCCTGCGGGTGTCATGCGGGCCGGGTTAGCGCGATTTCACAACATATTTCATGCGCAGTTCGTACAGCAGGCCTTCCAGCAGCCGTGCCTCGTCCGCATCCAGACAGCTGCGCGTTTTTTCCTGCAGCATCTGCAGCACGTCTATGCTGTGGCGCGCCATAAGCAGGTTTTCGCCGGTCTGTCCGGTTTCGGGGTCGGGTACTTCACCCAGCTGCACCAGCGCCGAGGACGCCAGCGAAAGAATGAATGTGGAAAAAGTCACGGAGGGCATCTGCCCTTCGGGGGTTTTGCCGGTGCAGCCGCAGCCGCTTTTTTCCTGTGCTTCTGACATGCGATGACTCCTGATGCCGTTTCTGCGGCAGCGTCATACGCGCTGCCGCACCGCCGTTTTTTCGTCTCAGGCGAACGGGTTGTTCTCTGCGTAGGAGAGTAATGCCTCGTTGTAGGCTTGCAAGGCCTGTTCGATATAATCGCGGCAGCCTATGTAGCCCCCGCAGGCGCGGTAGCTTTCTGCCAGTGCGTGCAGGCCGGCGGCTATGTCGCCCCAGTCCACCCAGCCCATGTGTCCCATGCGTATGATACGGCCCTTCAGGTGGTCCTGTCCTCCGGCCATGATAACGCCGTAATGCTGCGCGGCATGGGCCAGCACCGCAGTGCCGTCGATCCCTCCGGGCAGTGCTATGCTGGTCAGCCCCCAGCCGTAGTCCGCGGCCACAAAGGGAGCAAGCCCCATGGCGCTTACACCGGTGCGCGCCATCTGTGTGAGCGCCCACTGCTTGCGGAAAACCTCTTCCAGCCCTGTTTCTTCGTACATGCGCAGACTTTCGCGCAGTCCGATTATCAGGCTGACAGGCGTTGTGAACAGCGTCTGGTCGGCTTCGGCATTTTTACGTTCAGCCCGCAGGTTGAAGTAAAAGCATGAGGGCGTCACCGTGGCGGTACGGGCCCAGGCCCGCTCGGACAGGGCGATGAGCGCCAGACCGGGGGGCAGCATCAGTCCTTTTTGCGAGCCGGTGAGCAGACAGTCAACTCCCCATTCGTCCATGGGACAGGGCGAAAGCCCCACCGAGGAAATGCCGTCCACCACCAGCAGTGTTTCGGCGGAGCGCGTGACGGCGGCTATCTCGCGGACGGGATGCATGACACCGGTGGATGTTTCCGAGCACTGCACCAGCACACCCGCCGCATCGCCGTGCTGTTCCAGCGTCTGTTTGACGGCCTGCGCGGTTACCGCACTGCCCCAGGGCACCTCGATGACCACGGGTACAAGACCGTGCGAGCGGGCAATTTCTGTCCAGCGCTGGCCGAATTTGCCGCCTTCCACCACCACCACCTTTTCACCGGCGGAAAACAGGTTGGTGACCGCGGCAGTCATGGCGCCCGTGCCGGAACATGACAGCGGCAGTACGGGCTGCGCAGTGCCGAAAAGCGGTCTGAGCAACCGCTGGGTTTCGGCCATGACGGCTTTGAACGCGGGTTTGCGGTGGTGGATCATGTCCTGCGCCATGGCCAGCCGCACTGCGGCGGGTATGGGCGTGGGGCCGGGGGTGAGCATTCTGGGCTTGTTCAGCATGAGATTCTCCGGTTCAGGTAGGTACTGAATCAGCTTGTGCGGTTGACCCGCACGGTGAATGTTTTCAGATAATTCGTTTCCGGCATGGCCGGATGAACAGGGTGGTCCGGGCCCTGATGTCCCTGAATGAGCGTCTGAATGCGGCAGCCTGCCCGGCGGGCGGCGCGGTTGAGCACGCGTCGCAGCTCGTCGGCGGAAAGATGCTGCGAACAGGAGCAGCTCATCAGGATGCCGCCGTCTTCTGCCAGTTCCATGGCCAGCTCGTTTACGCGCTGGTACGCCTTTAGCCCCTGCTTCTGGTGCTTGCGACGTTTGATGAACGCCGGCGGGTCAACACAGATGACATCGTAGCGGCGGCCCTGATCGCGCAGTCTGGCAAGTGTTTCCAGCGCGTCTCCGGCCACTGTCTTTACACTGCCGCTGACGCGGTTAAGGGCTGCGTTGGCTTCCACTGTCTGCAGCGCAAGCGGTGAGGCGTCCAGAAACGTGGTCTGTGCGGCACCGGCAGCCGCTGCGGTCACACCGAACCCGCCTGCATAGCAGAATGCATCCAGCACCTTTTTGCCCTGTGCGAACGAGGCAAAGTCTCTGCGGTTGATGCGCTGGTCATAAAACCAGCCTGTTTTCTGCCCTTCCATCAGCGGCGCGTAAAAACGTACTCCGTTTTCTTCTATTTCCAGCGTGTCGGGAATGTGTCCGAAGGCTTGTTCCACATAGCTTTTCAGACCTTCCATTCCGCGATTGGCACTGTCGTTGCGGTACAGGAGTCCGCGCGGTCTGACCACATCTTTTAGTACCGCGGTTATCTGCGGTTTGGCGGCTTCGGCTCCTGCCGTTGTCAGCTGCGCCACCAGAAAATCGCCGTACCGGTCCACGATGAGGCCGGGCAGCCAGTCGCCTTCGGCAAAGACCATGCGGTAATATGGTCTGTCGAAAATCATCTGCCGCATGGCCAGAGCTTCCGTTATGCGTCTGTGCAGCAGTCCGGCATCAAACGGCGTGTCGGGCTGCTGCGAAACAACGCGGGCCGCAATGACCGATGACGGGTTGACATACGCCGAGGCAACGGGAGAACCGCCGGAGTTGCAAACGGTTACATTTTCTCCGGGGGTGAAGTCGTGCAGAGGGCTTTTGCCTGTGTCCACCTCGTTGCTGAAAATCCATTGGTGGCCGATGCGCAGGCGGCGCTCCTCGCCCTTCTTCAGGTACAGTCGTCTCATTATCTGTCGGGTCCTTCGCGCCGCGGTGCGGTCGCGGGGTGTTGCGGGTCTCTTTTTTATTGTGCCGTCAGGCCTGTTAGTGCGCCTGACCCCAGTTGTCGCCGATGCCGTAATCCACGGCCAGCGGAACGTCCAGTGCCGCGCCGCCGGGACGCACGGACGACATGATGTCTGCCAGACGTTTTGCTGCGGCTTCTGCGACGTCCTGAGGCGCTTCAAGCAGCAGTTCGTCATGCACCTGCAGAATAAGCGCGGCGTTCAGCTGCTGCAGGGTTTCGTCCGCTGCGGCCTTTAGCATGGCAATTTTTATGATATCGGCGGCACTGCCCTGCACCACGGTGTTGATGGCCTGCCTGCGGGCCTGAGACCGCAGCTGGTTGTTGTCCGAATGGATTTCGGGCAGCAGCCTGCGGCGGCCCGCCAGTGTGGTGACAAAACCGTGTTCGCGGGCACTTTGTTCCACGTTGTCGTAAAATTCTTTCAGGTGCGAAAGTTTGCTGAAATACCGTTCGATGAATTCTTTGGCTTCGTTCAGTGTCACTTTAAGTTCCTGCGCCAGCTTCTGGGGGCCCATGCCGTATATCAGCCCGAAGTTGATGGTTTTTGCATTGCGGCGCTGGTCGGGTGTCACGTCCGCGGCGGTCACATCGTACAGCAGGCCTGCCGTGCGGCTGTGAATGTCTTCATTGCGGGTGAACGATTCAATGAGTGTGGGGTCTGCGGAGACATGTGCCAGTACACGGAGTTCAATCTGCGAATAGTCCGCTGCCACCAGTTTGTTGCCCGGAGCGGCGGTGAAGCAGCGGCGCATGCGTTGTCCCATGGGACCGCGTACGGGAATGTTCTGCAGGTTGGGCTGGCTTGAAGAAAGTCTGCCTGTGGCCGTGGCCAGCTGGTTGAACGTGGTATGTATGCGGTCGTTTTCCTGCGCCAGTCTGGGCAGCGGTTCCAGATAGGTGGAGCGCAGTTTTTCCAGCTTGCGGTATTCCAGAATGGTATCGATGACAGGGTGCTTGCCCGCCAGTTTTTCCAGTACGGCCTGACTGGTGGATGCCTGACCGCCTTTGGTCTTGCTGCCTGCTTTAAGTCCCAGCGTGCCGAACAGCAGTTCGCCCAGCTGCTGCGATGAGCGGATGTTGAACTGGCCGCCGGCCACGGCGTACACTTCCTGTGTCAGCCGATCAAGCTCCTTCTGCACTTCGGCAAGAAATCCTGAAAATTCTGCGCGGTTGATGCGTATGCCGCGCAGCTCCATGTCTGCCAGCACGGGAATAAGCGGCATTTCCAGCTCTTCCATCAGCGCGCTCAGTCCTACGCCTTCAAGCCGGGCTGCGGCATCCTGTGCCAGCGTCAGCGCCAGCGTGGCGGGTGTCTGTGCGTCAATGCCGAATTCTTCGGCTCTGCGCGCAAGACTTGTCCATGAATAGTCGCGTTCTTCGGGGTTCAGCAGGTATGCCGCGAGTCCGAGGTCAAACCAGCGGTGTACCTCTATGGCCCGCCATGACGTATGGCTGCGGTAGAGCGCCTTGACGTCGGGAGCGATGATCCGGCTGATTGCGCCGGTCTGCGCCATATGGGCGGCCAGATCTTCCGGTTTTCCGGTGTACAGGTACTCGTTGCCGTTAAAGGCTACGGCAATGCCTTTTTCGGCGGGTACAAGGGCGACCGTGCCCGAAACGGCAGGTAACTGGTCTGCGGAACTGAATGAGGGAATCTGCGGGGCCGCCTGCGGTTCTCCGAATAGCGAGGCCTGCTGCATGGCGGCTGCACCGGACCGGGCAGGACGCACCGGCACGCTCTGAGGCAGTTCCCGCAGCAGTGTGCGCAGCTCAAATTCTCTGAGGAACGCCGCGGCGTTGTCTGCATCCACTGACTGCACGGTCATGTCTTTGAGGGCAAGGCTTGTGCAGCGGCCGGTGTCCAGTGTGGTCAGGCGGCGGTACAGATATATGTTGTCCCACTGACCGGCAAATTTTTTCTGCACACCCGGCTTCAGTGCCTTTTCGTTTTCCTGAATGGCTTCCAGCGTGGGAAATTCGGCAAAAATCTGGGCGGCTGTTTTGGGGCCGACACCCGGTACACCGGGAATATTGTCGCTGGAATCACCTATCACCGCCTGAAAATCGGGCCACTGTGACGGGGAAAGTCCTGTTTCCTCAGTAAAGCCGGCAAGGTCGAGCAGTTTTTCCTGCTTTGCTCCCGGATCCCACAGGTACACGTTGTCGTCGATGCACTGTTTCAAGTCTTTGTCGGCACCCACAATGATGACTGGCCGTTCGCTTTTGAACTTTGCCGCCAGCGAGGCAATGCAGTCGTCGGCTTCGCAACCGTCCGAGACTTCCAGAGGGATGCCCAGCGAGCGGACTCCGCGGCGGATGGGGTCCAGCTGCTGTACCAGAGGTTCCGGCGTTGCAGAGCGGTTGGCTTTGTACTGGTCGTACAGGGCATGGCGGAAAGTGGGCCCTTTGCCGTCCATGAAAAAAGCTGCGTAGGCTGGCTGCTCTTCTCGCAGCAGCTTGAGAAGAATGCGCAGCACGATGAACAGGGCGTTGGTGGGCAGACCGTCGGAGCGCTGCATGTTCTGAAACGCGTAGAAACCGCGGAAGATAAATGCAGAACCGTCGATGAGGTAGACCGGTTCCTTGTCAAGGCCGAGGCGTTCCTTGAGCGACATGGTAATTCTCGATGATGTTTTCGCTGTCCGGCGACAGCGTTTGGTGCCGGATTGTCTGGCGGGAACCGCAGGGGCTGCCGCAAGCAAGGCAGGTATGGTAACGATTTTCCCCCTGTCCTGTAAACTGTGCAGGCAGTCTGCCAAAGCATAATGGTATAAAAGACGCGGGTACACGGCCGGAGTCTGCGTGCTTCGCACTGCGCAGATGTGACACGTGCAGACTACGCACAGGCGCTGATGGCGGTGCGGCAGCCGGCGGTCCGCAATATTGTATGCAGCGTCACGGGGCGGTGCTTCTGTGTAGCGACTGTGCTGCTACTGTGTCGGAAGACAAGCCGGAAAACGAGGACAATGCTTCGGGGCGTGAAACGGGGCAGGGGCTCAGGTTGCGGGCGTTGCCGGATGTCCCGCTGGACGGCAGGGCGGGCTGTCGGGCTGTCGGGCTGTCACGCTGGCGCGCTGCCGTTGAAGTTGTCAGCAGAGAATGTGCAGCCCCTGAAGATGTGCCGGTATGCCGTAACGGAGCACCGGTGGCAGGCCGTTTGCTGTGCCCTGCTGTCTGCCGTATCACGCACAGTTGTTTTATGGCCGCATGCAGGGCTTCGGGCGGTGACCGGAGCCCTGCATGCCGCCCGTACCGTCCGTACCGCGTGTTCTGCGGGATTCTTTGAGCGGGTTTCTTTGCGTGGGCTTCTTTACACGGGTTTCAGGGGACAGACAGCTGCCGCTGGCAAAGGTGGTCGTTTTTGTCCAGCATACCTTCATGTTTCCATGTGTCTGTTCTTACCCGTGGGCGCACGTCAAGACGCCAGCGGTTCAGCGGACTGCAGCAGCCGGAACCCACATGCACCAGACGTCCCACGGCTCCGCTTTGTTCAGCAAGCGCGCAGCGGTAACATTCGCCGTTCCAGTAAAGGGCGGGGCAGATTCTCCGCGGACCGAAGAGAGCATTGCTGGGCGGGCACTGCGATTTGACGCAGCAGTAGCCGCACCCCACACAGGCGTGAGCTGACATGGTGCCTCCTCCTGACTGTTGTCTGAAGGGTATTGTATGCACAGAGTATAGCAGGGCAGGCGGGGCGTGTCAGCCGGAACGGGCGATGTGCCATAGTGAAACAAAAATAAAACCGCGCCGTGTGGGGGGCGCGGTTTCAATTCATTTCTGCGTTGTATTCGGGCATACATCGCAGAATGAGGAGGCTGGGTCACGGAGGTGGACTATTCCCCCGTGAGAAGAAAGCTAGCATTGAGTGAGTGCACAGTCAACGGCTGTCGCGCAAAAAGATGAAAATAGTCCGGACGCCCCCTTACCGCCGTGCGCGGCAGTACTCCGGCCGCTTGTGCGGGCGTCTGTGTGCCGCCTCTGCGGGTTGCACACAGGGACATGCCTATGCCGGGGCGTCGTTGCCGGACTGCGCAGACGGTATGTTGTCTTCTCCTCCAGTGCTGTTGTGTTCCTGCCGGACGGACGCAGATGGTTGTACCTGCCACGAGGGGGGCAGGCTGCGCAGGTGCAGGTCCATTTGCGGAAAGGCTATTTCTATTTCTTCTTTGCGGAACTCTTCATCAATGGCAAAGCGCAGCGATGATGCCGTGGTGAGCATGTTGTCGATGTCATCTATCCAGATGCGCAGGAAGAAATCCAGCGAGCTGGCGCCGAAGTTGCTGAAAATGACCTGCGGTTCCGGACGGCGCATGACATTGGGGTGCGCCTTGGCCAGTGCCAGCAGGGTTTTTTCCACTTTGCGCGTATCAGAACCGTAGGCCACTCCCACAAGGATGTCGCGCCGGATGGTTGTGTTGTTTTTTGTCCAGTTGGTGACCTGTGTGGTCACAAGGTCCGAGTTGGGGATGAGAATGGTGGCGCTGTCGAATGTTTCCACAATGGTGGTGCGTATGGTCACGTTTTTGACTGTGCACCACAGTTCGCCCACTTGTATAATGTCTCCCTGCTGTATGGACCGTCCGAACAGCAGGATGAGACCGCTCATGAAGTTGTTGAAAATGGTCTGCATGCCGAACCCCAGACCGACGCTGAGGCCACCGGCAATGACCGTGAGGCTGGTCAGGCTTACCCCCAGAATATGCAGCGCGATAAGCGCATACAGGCCCCAGAGTGCATATGTGGCGGTGGTCTGCAGTGAAAGTACAGCGCCCCGCTGGCCTCTGGGCCAGTGCAGCGACATGCGTGCCAGTGCGCCGCGCGCCAGTGTGGTGCAGGCACGCGTGATGTAAAAAAGAGCAGCCAGCAACAGCAGGCTGGCCAGCTTGAGTGAAAAACCTTCCCAGCTCAGTTCAAGATTGGCAATGCTGGCAAACACCCCCTGACCGACAAAGCCGTACAGCCAGAGCAGACCGGCGCCGAAGCTCATCAGCCACACCCCCGGAGAGGCAATGCCCACAAGAACCCCTTTGCCCATGACCAGTGCCGTGGAATCAGCCGTGCTTGCGGCCCCGCGCAGGTGGATGAGTTCCGTGAGCGCGATGCTGGCGCTGTATGCCGCGTACAGAACAAACCACACCATAAAAAGAAAGGCGGAGAATACGCCGTAGCCTGCCACGGCCACTATGAGCAGCAGTGCGCACAGCCAGAACCATGATCTTTTGGCTATGCTGCCGTGAATACCGCGCCGCCTGTCGCGCAGGCTCATGTAGAACCCGTACAGAACCAGCAGCAGGGCCCATAGCGGTACCGCCAGCTTGGCGGGCATCTCGCTGACCACAATCAGGCTGCTGCACAGAAACATCACCGCCGCAGGGCTGTGTGACAGCCGTATGAATCCGGTATTGATCATGCGCCGCAAAATGGCCGAAGCCCGAATGGTGGCAAAGCCGAGCATCACCATACCGGCTACGCTGGTATATATGGCCGCTCCGGCAAACATGCGCGACGATGCTATGACCACGGCCAGACCGATACTGCCTATGAGGCAGCTGGTGTGCAGCGCCCGCACGGCCTGCGGGGTGGCGCCGGGGGTACCCCGTGTAGCCGACCTGATGACAGGCACGCCGCCCAGCGCAAGCAGACCTATGATGCCCAGCGCAAACAGCACCGCAGAAAAAGCGTTGCTGCTCAGCATGCCCAGTTCACGCGTCATGCCGGTCATCAGCATGGATGCCCATAACGCCACGGAATCGGATTGCCGCCACAGCTCCACGGAAAGAAGCGGATCTTTGTTGCGGAAAAAGAAATCCCGCCAGCTTGAAACCAGCTCTTCTTCGCGTTGCAGGCGTCTTTCCTGTACGTTTTGCCGCAGCTTGCCCAGCCTGCTTTCCAGCTTGGCGGCACGGGCCTCCTGTGTCTCCAGCCTGCTTTGGATGTTGCGCAGATCGCGCAGGTAGGCGTCTACCAGATTGCGCGTAGCCGCTGAAATGTCACGGGATTTGAGCAGCGGGGCCACATCAACAGCGCCTATTC
Above is a window of Oleidesulfovibrio alaskensis DSM 16109 DNA encoding:
- the polA gene encoding DNA polymerase I, whose translation is MSLKERLGLDKEPVYLIDGSAFIFRGFYAFQNMQRSDGLPTNALFIVLRILLKLLREEQPAYAAFFMDGKGPTFRHALYDQYKANRSATPEPLVQQLDPIRRGVRSLGIPLEVSDGCEADDCIASLAAKFKSERPVIIVGADKDLKQCIDDNVYLWDPGAKQEKLLDLAGFTEETGLSPSQWPDFQAVIGDSSDNIPGVPGVGPKTAAQIFAEFPTLEAIQENEKALKPGVQKKFAGQWDNIYLYRRLTTLDTGRCTSLALKDMTVQSVDADNAAAFLREFELRTLLRELPQSVPVRPARSGAAAMQQASLFGEPQAAPQIPSFSSADQLPAVSGTVALVPAEKGIAVAFNGNEYLYTGKPEDLAAHMAQTGAISRIIAPDVKALYRSHTSWRAIEVHRWFDLGLAAYLLNPEERDYSWTSLARRAEEFGIDAQTPATLALTLAQDAAARLEGVGLSALMEELEMPLIPVLADMELRGIRINRAEFSGFLAEVQKELDRLTQEVYAVAGGQFNIRSSQQLGELLFGTLGLKAGSKTKGGQASTSQAVLEKLAGKHPVIDTILEYRKLEKLRSTYLEPLPRLAQENDRIHTTFNQLATATGRLSSSQPNLQNIPVRGPMGQRMRRCFTAAPGNKLVAADYSQIELRVLAHVSADPTLIESFTRNEDIHSRTAGLLYDVTAADVTPDQRRNAKTINFGLIYGMGPQKLAQELKVTLNEAKEFIERYFSKLSHLKEFYDNVEQSAREHGFVTTLAGRRRLLPEIHSDNNQLRSQARRQAINTVVQGSAADIIKIAMLKAAADETLQQLNAALILQVHDELLLEAPQDVAEAAAKRLADIMSSVRPGGAALDVPLAVDYGIGDNWGQAH
- a CDS encoding mechanosensitive ion channel domain-containing protein, whose translation is MITFAAVVLLHVSAAQAEQSPEEIENSEILHLVEIKQRELNLLEQSDLKLQEAMKGALKSASETYEKALRDYEEAQLTHGLSGGTPMLTRSSVQRLNALYNDLETAQESLSNVRDQARVRLERIGAVDVAPLLKSRDISAATRNLVDAYLRDLRNIQSRLETQEARAAKLESRLGKLRQNVQERRLQREEELVSSWRDFFFRNKDPLLSVELWRQSDSVALWASMLMTGMTRELGMLSSNAFSAVLFALGIIGLLALGGVPVIRSATRGTPGATPQAVRALHTSCLIGSIGLAVVIASSRMFAGAAIYTSVAGMVMLGFATIRASAILRRMINTGFIRLSHSPAAVMFLCSSLIVVSEMPAKLAVPLWALLLVLYGFYMSLRDRRRGIHGSIAKRSWFWLCALLLIVAVAGYGVFSAFLFMVWFVLYAAYSASIALTELIHLRGAASTADSTALVMGKGVLVGIASPGVWLMSFGAGLLWLYGFVGQGVFASIANLELSWEGFSLKLASLLLLAALFYITRACTTLARGALARMSLHWPRGQRGAVLSLQTTATYALWGLYALIALHILGVSLTSLTVIAGGLSVGLGFGMQTIFNNFMSGLILLFGRSIQQGDIIQVGELWCTVKNVTIRTTIVETFDSATILIPNSDLVTTQVTNWTKNNTTIRRDILVGVAYGSDTRKVEKTLLALAKAHPNVMRRPEPQVIFSNFGASSLDFFLRIWIDDIDNMLTTASSLRFAIDEEFRKEEIEIAFPQMDLHLRSLPPSWQVQPSASVRQEHNSTGGEDNIPSAQSGNDAPA
- a CDS encoding pyridoxal-phosphate-dependent aminotransferase family protein, translated to MLNKPRMLTPGPTPIPAAVRLAMAQDMIHHRKPAFKAVMAETQRLLRPLFGTAQPVLPLSCSGTGAMTAAVTNLFSAGEKVVVVEGGKFGQRWTEIARSHGLVPVVIEVPWGSAVTAQAVKQTLEQHGDAAGVLVQCSETSTGVMHPVREIAAVTRSAETLLVVDGISSVGLSPCPMDEWGVDCLLTGSQKGLMLPPGLALIALSERAWARTATVTPSCFYFNLRAERKNAEADQTLFTTPVSLIIGLRESLRMYEETGLEEVFRKQWALTQMARTGVSAMGLAPFVAADYGWGLTSIALPGGIDGTAVLAHAAQHYGVIMAGGQDHLKGRIIRMGHMGWVDWGDIAAGLHALAESYRACGGYIGCRDYIEQALQAYNEALLSYAENNPFA
- a CDS encoding class I SAM-dependent rRNA methyltransferase → MRRLYLKKGEERRLRIGHQWIFSNEVDTGKSPLHDFTPGENVTVCNSGGSPVASAYVNPSSVIAARVVSQQPDTPFDAGLLHRRITEALAMRQMIFDRPYYRMVFAEGDWLPGLIVDRYGDFLVAQLTTAGAEAAKPQITAVLKDVVRPRGLLYRNDSANRGMEGLKSYVEQAFGHIPDTLEIEENGVRFYAPLMEGQKTGWFYDQRINRRDFASFAQGKKVLDAFCYAGGFGVTAAAAGAAQTTFLDASPLALQTVEANAALNRVSGSVKTVAGDALETLARLRDQGRRYDVICVDPPAFIKRRKHQKQGLKAYQRVNELAMELAEDGGILMSCSCSQHLSADELRRVLNRAARRAGCRIQTLIQGHQGPDHPVHPAMPETNYLKTFTVRVNRTS
- the argC gene encoding N-acetyl-gamma-glutamyl-phosphate reductase, yielding MTTGATKAAPVRAGLVGATGYTGMELIRLLLGHHSMELVRVTSRAEAGKRLDDIYPFTQGTRYGGLAITEPDAEDLAAACDIAFLAVPHGAAMEMAAQLHSRGLKVVDLSADFRLHDSDVYEQWYNTGHTRTEMLGQAVYGLPELYAEQTRNATLVANPGCYPTSVILGLYPALKEGMILPNGIVIDAKSGATGAGRKASVPSLFCEVHDSFRAYGIGTHRHTPEIEQELSAIAGAPLTVSFNPHLLPVNRGILSTIYTTLQHEMSADDVQAIYENAYADKPWVRVLPKGSLPALRNVRGTMYCDMALVVDPRTHRLIIVSCIDNLCRGASGQALANANLMLGQPVNTGLDLAPLVP
- a CDS encoding DUF1844 domain-containing protein, whose protein sequence is MSEAQEKSGCGCTGKTPEGQMPSVTFSTFILSLASSALVQLGEVPDPETGQTGENLLMARHSIDVLQMLQEKTRSCLDADEARLLEGLLYELRMKYVVKSR